A DNA window from Porphyromonas gingivalis ATCC 33277 contains the following coding sequences:
- a CDS encoding OmpA family protein, translating to MYSGHHKIHYPFLILLVCLAFAACKSVKLKDAEKAHDRQEYTKAADMYNTLYRRTRRKQVEMKAYTAFRSGENYRAAGRQAKALRGYLNARRYGYPDSVVLLRLAQTYQQGGNYKEAEALFRGYLEAYPKSYFAAIGLEGCLFARQQKEYPTRYRIRRAAEWNSARGDFGPAYAPDASALYFTSSRSKDDGLDNSSITGLKPNDIYIIKRDAQGRWGRPDSVSGGINTPWDEGVPTITPDGSTIYYTLAQQGADYDRTVQIYSAARSGEGGWSNGSLVDIMRDSLRMAAHPSMSASGDYLYFVSNIGGSYGGKDIYRVKVSDRSYGSPENLGPDINTPGDEMFPFIDGDSTLFFASDGHAGLGGLDIFKATLDSTGRWHVVNMGQPVNSSADDFGLAVEPKGKNKEGALPDNGVKGVFCSNRGDARGWSHLFHFELPAIYTEIQGYVMDREENPIAGATVRIVGERGPVGQGFVTTRDDGSYKMSVQGDTRYVMLAGASGYLNQYVELKTDTAKQSETYYVDFFLASREKAEGLQNILYDFDKATLRPESMKSLDELIRILTDNPDIRIELGSHADRKGPDAYNLGLSDRRAKSVVDYLTSRGIAADRLTWKGYGKSVPKTVTAKIAERHDFLKEGDVLTEEFVAPLTEEQQSVCDQLNRRTEFRVIEEELR from the coding sequence ATGTACAGCGGACATCATAAAATCCATTATCCTTTTCTTATCCTGTTGGTATGCCTTGCTTTTGCTGCCTGCAAGAGCGTGAAGTTGAAAGATGCGGAGAAGGCACATGATCGCCAAGAGTATACCAAGGCTGCCGATATGTACAATACATTATACAGGCGTACCCGACGAAAGCAGGTGGAGATGAAAGCTTATACGGCTTTCCGATCCGGTGAAAACTATCGTGCCGCCGGCAGACAAGCCAAAGCTTTGCGTGGCTATCTGAATGCCAGACGCTACGGGTATCCGGATTCTGTGGTACTGCTCCGTTTGGCACAGACTTATCAGCAAGGAGGTAACTATAAGGAAGCCGAGGCACTCTTCCGTGGATATTTGGAAGCTTATCCGAAAAGTTATTTTGCAGCTATCGGTTTGGAGGGGTGTCTCTTTGCCCGCCAGCAAAAGGAATATCCTACACGTTACCGGATACGGCGAGCTGCCGAGTGGAATTCGGCACGGGGCGACTTCGGCCCGGCCTATGCACCCGATGCTTCGGCTCTCTATTTCACATCGAGCAGAAGCAAAGACGACGGTTTGGATAATAGCAGCATAACGGGACTGAAACCCAACGACATTTATATCATCAAACGTGATGCACAAGGACGATGGGGACGTCCCGATAGCGTGTCCGGAGGAATCAATACTCCATGGGATGAAGGCGTGCCAACGATCACGCCCGATGGTAGTACCATATATTATACGTTGGCGCAGCAAGGAGCCGATTACGACCGTACGGTACAGATCTATTCCGCCGCTCGGAGCGGAGAAGGCGGTTGGAGCAACGGTTCGCTCGTGGACATTATGCGCGATTCGCTCCGTATGGCTGCTCATCCCTCTATGTCGGCATCCGGCGATTACCTGTATTTCGTCAGCAATATAGGCGGTAGCTATGGCGGCAAGGATATTTATCGTGTCAAGGTGTCGGATCGTTCTTATGGTTCACCGGAGAATTTGGGGCCTGACATCAATACGCCGGGGGACGAAATGTTTCCCTTCATAGATGGGGATAGTACCCTTTTCTTCGCTTCGGACGGACACGCCGGTCTGGGAGGACTGGATATTTTCAAAGCCACGCTGGACTCTACCGGCCGATGGCATGTAGTCAATATGGGACAACCGGTCAATTCCTCTGCCGATGATTTCGGCTTGGCTGTGGAGCCCAAAGGCAAAAACAAAGAAGGAGCTTTGCCGGACAACGGAGTCAAAGGCGTATTTTGTTCCAACCGAGGCGATGCACGCGGATGGTCGCACCTCTTCCATTTCGAACTGCCGGCTATCTACACCGAGATTCAAGGTTATGTGATGGACAGAGAAGAAAATCCCATAGCCGGAGCCACTGTCAGGATCGTAGGCGAACGCGGCCCCGTAGGACAGGGATTCGTGACTACTCGTGACGATGGCTCCTATAAGATGAGCGTGCAGGGCGATACTCGCTATGTAATGCTTGCCGGAGCATCGGGTTATTTGAATCAGTACGTAGAACTCAAGACCGATACCGCCAAGCAGAGTGAGACCTACTATGTGGACTTTTTCCTTGCATCGCGTGAGAAAGCCGAGGGCTTGCAAAATATTTTATATGATTTCGATAAAGCCACTCTTCGCCCCGAAAGCATGAAGAGCTTGGACGAACTGATTCGTATCCTCACGGACAATCCGGATATTCGGATCGAATTGGGTTCGCATGCCGACAGGAAAGGCCCCGATGCTTACAACCTCGGACTATCTGACCGCAGAGCCAAATCCGTGGTGGATTACCTCACGAGTCGTGGCATAGCGGCCGACAGGCTTACGTGGAAAGGCTACGGTAAGTCTGTCCCCAAGACGGTGACAGCCAAAATTGCCGAACGGCACGATTTCCTGAAGGAAGGCGATGTGCTCACCGAGGAATTCGTAGCACCTTTGACCGAGGAGCAGCAGTCAGTCTGCGACCAACTGAACCGTCGTACCGAGTTCCGTGTAATCGAAGAAGAGTTGCGTTAA
- a CDS encoding 7-carboxy-7-deazaguanine synthase QueE: MLINEIFHSLQGEGANTGRAAVFVRLAGCNLACPYCDTDFAQGKKMSLEEIARSIEHYPTRFLIWTGGEPTLQLTEEATAYFHRLGYYQAIETNGTRLVPKGIDYISCSPKPEAIGKLKENFPDGVGEFRFPLGSDTPLPPPIDELPTAQHYLVSPIFAGDDAMEPDPSAITRCVEFVKAFPAWCLSIQMHKLIHIP; encoded by the coding sequence ATGCTCATAAACGAAATCTTTCACAGCCTTCAGGGTGAAGGAGCCAATACCGGACGAGCTGCTGTCTTTGTCAGACTCGCAGGCTGCAATTTGGCATGTCCATATTGTGATACCGATTTTGCCCAAGGAAAAAAAATGTCATTGGAGGAGATTGCCCGCAGTATCGAACATTATCCCACACGCTTTCTCATTTGGACAGGTGGAGAACCGACTCTGCAACTTACAGAAGAAGCTACGGCTTATTTTCACAGGCTTGGTTACTATCAAGCTATAGAGACCAACGGAACTCGCCTCGTACCCAAAGGTATAGACTATATTTCCTGTAGTCCCAAGCCCGAAGCCATAGGAAAACTGAAAGAAAACTTCCCTGATGGAGTGGGGGAGTTTCGCTTCCCGTTAGGATCCGATACTCCTCTACCTCCACCGATCGACGAATTGCCCACTGCTCAGCATTATCTTGTCAGCCCCATCTTCGCGGGAGACGATGCCATGGAGCCCGATCCTTCTGCCATCACTCGCTGCGTTGAGTTCGTCAAGGCTTTTCCTGCTTGGTGTCTGAGCATACAGATGCACAAACTGATTCATATCCCATAG
- a CDS encoding 6-pyruvoyl trahydropterin synthase family protein: MITAERYHDISMGHRVVGHDHKCRHLHGHNYRIHFICSAPALDSIGRVVDFGVIKELLCQWLEDHWDHKMMLWEQDPLLPALRATVPDDLVAVPFNPTAENMAVYLTEVVGPMQLAGTGVTLIGCRVDETRKCSASYTL, from the coding sequence ATGATTACAGCCGAACGTTATCACGACATTAGCATGGGACACCGCGTAGTGGGGCACGATCACAAGTGCAGACATCTGCATGGACACAACTACCGTATCCACTTTATTTGCAGTGCACCGGCTCTTGATTCGATCGGGCGTGTAGTCGATTTCGGCGTAATCAAAGAGTTGCTATGTCAGTGGCTTGAAGATCATTGGGATCACAAGATGATGCTATGGGAGCAGGATCCGTTGCTTCCTGCTTTGCGTGCCACTGTGCCGGACGATCTGGTTGCAGTACCGTTCAATCCCACCGCGGAGAATATGGCTGTTTATCTGACAGAAGTGGTAGGGCCGATGCAGTTGGCCGGCACGGGAGTAACGCTGATCGGTTGTCGGGTGGACGAGACTCGTAAGTGCTCGGCCTCCTATACATTATAA
- the hcpR gene encoding nitrosative stress-sensing transcriptional regulator HcpR, whose product MDPEFDLLLKAWKSSGLSVGMKDDELLALLESCSYRVERLKAEELYAIGGDKLQDLRIVGVGEIRAEMVGPSGKQILIDTLAVGRILAPALLFASENILPVTLFANEDSVLFRIGKEEFKGMMHKYPTLMENFIGMISDISAFLMKKIHQLSLRSLQGKIGDYLFQLYTKDGSNRIVVESSWKELSDRFGVNRQSLARSLSQLEEEGIIRVDGKSIEILQPNRLSRLE is encoded by the coding sequence ATGGATCCCGAATTCGATCTTCTTCTGAAAGCCTGGAAAAGCAGCGGACTCTCTGTCGGTATGAAAGACGATGAGCTCTTAGCTCTGCTTGAGAGTTGTTCATACAGAGTGGAACGGCTGAAAGCCGAAGAGCTATATGCTATCGGTGGAGACAAGCTCCAAGACCTGCGAATCGTGGGTGTAGGTGAGATTCGTGCTGAGATGGTGGGGCCTTCCGGCAAGCAGATTCTGATAGATACTTTGGCGGTCGGACGCATCTTGGCTCCGGCCCTTCTTTTTGCTTCGGAGAATATTTTACCCGTTACCCTGTTTGCTAATGAGGACAGTGTTCTTTTCCGCATCGGGAAAGAAGAGTTCAAAGGGATGATGCATAAGTATCCTACTCTGATGGAGAATTTCATAGGCATGATTTCCGATATCAGTGCTTTCCTGATGAAGAAAATTCATCAGCTCAGCTTGCGAAGTTTGCAGGGCAAGATCGGAGACTACCTGTTTCAACTTTATACGAAGGATGGCAGCAATCGGATTGTTGTCGAATCTTCATGGAAAGAACTTTCCGATCGATTTGGCGTGAACAGGCAATCACTGGCACGCAGTCTCTCTCAGCTTGAGGAAGAGGGTATCATCCGTGTGGATGGTAAAAGCATAGAAATACTCCAGCCCAACCGATTGTCGAGGCTGGAGTAA
- a CDS encoding MerR family transcriptional regulator — translation MKKQKQGKLFYSISEVARMFDLPGSTLRFWEKEFPALKPRTSGGGTRRYTAKDIEMVRLIHHLTKEKGLTLAGTKQALKNDYDGTTRREEVISRLKEIRQELCDIRDAIDQWERKNMY, via the coding sequence ATGAAAAAGCAAAAACAGGGAAAATTATTTTATTCCATCAGCGAAGTGGCGCGGATGTTCGATCTGCCGGGTTCCACTCTGCGTTTTTGGGAGAAGGAGTTCCCGGCATTAAAGCCACGTACTTCCGGCGGCGGCACACGTCGCTATACAGCCAAGGACATCGAAATGGTGCGGCTCATCCACCACCTTACCAAGGAAAAAGGACTCACACTTGCAGGCACGAAGCAAGCTCTCAAGAACGACTATGATGGTACTACGCGCAGGGAAGAAGTCATCAGTCGTCTGAAAGAAATCCGTCAGGAACTATGTGATATCCGTGATGCCATCGACCAATGGGAGCGGAAAAATATGTACTGA
- a CDS encoding O-antigen ligase family protein yields MSETFSVRFVRLLRQNMNVVFLILGIVVLSLLYPLVIDWQVFDPKKAMPPFFVWIFVIVMGGMTVATGVRTVFLTDSTTFRKLLVISFVVAAVGQLLGFAIGAIWLFCGISYVYAIAQKKFYLPVGILVLLVAYYLFQMTGLIGAVETKDALHTLKQRLPLLALPLALCCWRPTRTEWGVFLSFSFRLVLVYLSCIIVVSLLLNQYYGQSILSPFSFDKFYLKTHIPTLASSFCMLHWTHFAHPTYIFLGVFAIFMAVAVRQYFYREQTVSTVEMIYGLVALSCFAFITQSRLAMLFIPLSIMFFFLVRAFFLSQKKKLLFTSFMLIIVGGFIFNGLLSHRFFADGERMQMRDIAMDAINRHPLTGIRLGTMDNILQAQIDTDILLKHPHNQLLADGMQLGIPGMVVLVVFVGGLFYFAYRDRRYDFLLFLPAILLTMAVESPLIFVRGAYLLAFWFSVFAVSPTRKKDFA; encoded by the coding sequence ATGTCTGAAACGTTTTCGGTTCGGTTCGTCCGCTTATTGCGGCAGAATATGAACGTTGTATTTCTCATACTCGGTATCGTAGTCTTGTCCTTATTATATCCATTGGTGATAGACTGGCAGGTTTTCGACCCGAAAAAGGCCATGCCACCTTTCTTCGTGTGGATTTTTGTCATCGTTATGGGTGGAATGACTGTTGCTACGGGCGTCAGAACGGTCTTTCTAACAGATTCTACTACCTTCCGCAAGCTGCTGGTTATCTCGTTTGTTGTAGCTGCGGTAGGCCAACTGCTGGGCTTTGCCATCGGAGCGATATGGCTTTTCTGTGGTATTTCCTATGTGTATGCTATTGCTCAAAAGAAATTCTATCTGCCGGTAGGTATTCTTGTTCTATTGGTAGCTTACTATCTGTTTCAGATGACGGGGCTTATCGGAGCTGTAGAGACTAAAGACGCTCTGCATACACTTAAGCAGCGACTTCCCTTATTGGCTTTGCCGTTGGCTTTGTGCTGTTGGCGTCCGACAAGAACGGAATGGGGCGTATTTCTTTCTTTTTCTTTCCGCCTTGTATTGGTGTACTTATCCTGCATCATTGTTGTCTCTTTGCTTCTGAATCAGTACTATGGCCAATCCATTTTGTCTCCGTTTTCTTTTGATAAATTCTATCTGAAGACTCATATTCCGACATTGGCATCGAGCTTCTGTATGCTCCATTGGACGCATTTTGCTCATCCCACTTATATCTTCTTAGGCGTGTTCGCTATTTTTATGGCAGTCGCTGTGCGTCAGTATTTTTATCGGGAGCAAACGGTATCTACGGTGGAAATGATCTATGGTTTGGTCGCCTTGTCATGCTTTGCTTTCATTACCCAAAGCCGCTTGGCCATGCTCTTCATTCCCTTGTCGATCATGTTCTTTTTTTTGGTACGAGCCTTTTTCCTATCCCAGAAAAAGAAACTTTTGTTCACCTCTTTCATGCTTATCATCGTAGGCGGTTTTATCTTCAACGGCCTCTTGTCTCATCGTTTTTTTGCGGACGGAGAGCGCATGCAGATGCGTGATATAGCCATGGATGCTATCAATCGGCATCCATTGACAGGTATTCGGTTAGGCACTATGGACAATATATTGCAGGCGCAGATCGATACGGATATTTTGTTGAAGCATCCGCACAACCAGCTTCTGGCCGATGGTATGCAGCTTGGTATTCCCGGGATGGTTGTTTTGGTTGTATTCGTAGGCGGTTTGTTTTATTTTGCCTATCGCGATCGCCGATATGATTTCCTCCTTTTCCTACCTGCTATCCTCCTGACAATGGCAGTCGAATCCCCTCTGATCTTCGTTCGAGGTGCCTATTTGTTGGCATTTTGGTTCTCGGTATTTGCCGTTTCTCCGACTCGAAAGAAAGACTTTGCTTGA
- a CDS encoding MlaD family protein, which translates to MRISKTTKIGALTLIALFLLYFGLNYLKGFNVFKRANVYYAAFPEVKNVNIASPVLVNGYKVGVVKSLSFDYKNGRSIVVGIDLESEYRMPKGSHLAIHQTALSGAELRIIQGDPRDGYLNPGDTIRSETPDDIMSVTSNKIVPSVVNMMPKVDSVIVGLANMVNNPNLAVMMENMAATAQRLNRLTASLDKSIGTQLPAVMANTRTITDNVAMLSEELKQLKLEALMAELQATSENLRSFSDQIRNSNGSLGMLLNDKSLYMRLDSMASSADALLRDLKANPKRYVHFSVF; encoded by the coding sequence ATGAGAATAAGTAAGACTACAAAGATCGGAGCATTGACTCTCATTGCTCTTTTTCTGCTGTACTTCGGCCTGAACTACCTGAAAGGATTCAACGTTTTCAAACGGGCGAATGTGTATTACGCCGCTTTCCCTGAAGTGAAGAATGTCAACATTGCCAGTCCCGTATTGGTCAATGGCTATAAGGTAGGAGTGGTAAAGTCTCTTAGCTTCGACTATAAGAATGGTCGTTCTATCGTTGTGGGTATTGACCTCGAGTCCGAATATCGTATGCCCAAAGGTAGCCATCTGGCCATTCACCAGACAGCTTTGAGTGGAGCGGAGCTTCGCATCATACAAGGCGATCCTCGGGATGGATACCTGAATCCCGGGGATACCATTCGGTCTGAAACTCCCGATGATATTATGTCGGTAACTTCGAATAAGATCGTTCCTTCTGTCGTGAACATGATGCCGAAGGTGGATTCAGTCATTGTCGGCCTGGCGAATATGGTCAATAATCCCAATTTGGCCGTAATGATGGAGAATATGGCAGCAACGGCTCAGCGGCTAAATCGTTTGACTGCTTCTTTGGATAAGTCCATCGGGACGCAATTGCCTGCCGTCATGGCCAATACACGTACCATTACGGATAATGTGGCAATGCTTTCGGAAGAATTGAAACAGTTGAAACTGGAGGCTCTGATGGCCGAATTACAGGCTACATCAGAGAATCTTCGAAGCTTTTCCGATCAAATTCGCAATTCCAACGGTTCGCTCGGGATGCTCTTAAACGACAAATCGCTCTACATGCGACTGGATAGTATGGCTTCGAGTGCGGATGCACTATTGCGCGACCTCAAAGCCAATCCCAAACGCTATGTACACTTCTCCGTTTTTTGA
- a CDS encoding N-acetylmuramoyl-L-alanine amidase family protein, with protein MSRKNHTHYLLLWMTALLLIVCLPLEGQRNRAFIVVIDAGHGGHDSGAVGNGLREKDINLAVALRVGRLIKSKHPDVKVLYTREKDFFVTLMGRAEYANKNNADLFISIHVNSQERGHGGYGTETYVMGHERNSKNMAVVQRENAVILMEKDYRTVYKGFDPRSSESYIMFELMQNTYQDQSIKLAQQIQKGFVAKGRHDRGVKLGNLAVLVFSAMPSVLVELGFISNPAEARYLGSEAGRDELASAIARGFARYKEDYDRRSGKVSEPAPQAAEEEDKVEVEPEDNGISSVADMSDGKESIAPKGHAVKPDEGAHSAKKTYKIQILSSTTKLKNGDKRLKGYKVVIEQRGGRFFYLTGAVSSEDEARHLRKKVRKSFPDAYIVVYEAGKRVREIY; from the coding sequence ATGTCAAGGAAAAACCATACCCACTATCTGTTGCTCTGGATGACAGCTCTCCTTCTGATCGTATGTTTGCCTCTGGAGGGCCAACGGAATCGCGCGTTTATCGTGGTTATCGATGCCGGACACGGAGGACATGATTCGGGGGCAGTCGGTAATGGTTTACGAGAGAAAGACATCAATTTGGCCGTGGCTTTGCGTGTGGGACGACTGATCAAGAGCAAGCATCCGGATGTGAAAGTGCTTTATACCCGTGAGAAGGATTTCTTCGTTACCCTGATGGGACGTGCCGAATATGCCAATAAAAACAATGCCGACCTTTTTATCAGTATTCATGTCAATTCGCAAGAGCGAGGTCATGGAGGCTATGGTACCGAGACCTATGTAATGGGACATGAACGTAACAGTAAAAATATGGCGGTAGTCCAGCGTGAGAATGCCGTCATATTGATGGAGAAAGACTATAGGACCGTTTATAAAGGGTTTGACCCCCGTTCGTCCGAGAGTTATATCATGTTCGAACTGATGCAGAATACGTATCAGGATCAGAGCATCAAACTGGCCCAACAGATCCAAAAAGGATTTGTGGCCAAGGGGCGTCATGATAGGGGGGTGAAGCTCGGCAATTTGGCTGTACTCGTGTTTTCTGCCATGCCGAGCGTTCTCGTCGAGCTGGGCTTTATAAGCAATCCGGCGGAGGCTCGTTATTTGGGGTCGGAAGCCGGGCGTGACGAATTGGCTTCGGCTATCGCCCGAGGATTTGCCCGATACAAAGAGGATTATGACAGACGTTCCGGTAAGGTGTCCGAGCCCGCACCACAAGCTGCTGAGGAAGAGGATAAGGTTGAAGTCGAACCTGAAGACAATGGTATTTCTTCGGTGGCAGATATGTCTGACGGCAAGGAAAGTATAGCTCCCAAGGGGCATGCTGTAAAGCCGGATGAGGGTGCTCATTCCGCGAAGAAAACCTATAAAATACAGATCCTGTCTTCCACGACGAAGCTCAAAAATGGCGATAAGCGATTGAAAGGTTACAAGGTGGTCATTGAACAACGAGGCGGTCGATTCTTTTATCTTACAGGAGCGGTTTCCAGCGAGGATGAGGCTCGTCACCTTCGGAAAAAAGTCAGGAAAAGTTTCCCTGATGCTTATATCGTGGTTTATGAAGCGGGCAAACGTGTGAGAGAGATATATTGA